Proteins found in one Anaeromicrobium sediminis genomic segment:
- a CDS encoding DUF2238 domain-containing protein: MYKVKKLHIFYLITTIIMLILSGINPYERSTWFLEIAPVLIALPILIYTYNKFRLTDLTYTLIWIHCIILMVGGHYTYAKVPLFDYIRDYFGLVRNYYDRLGHIAQGFIPAIIARELLIRKTPLKSGGWLFTIVVFMCLGVSAAYELIEFLAAKILGENAEAFLGTQGDVWDTQWDMTCALIGSITSLIIFRKYHDRLIKNLNFRS, translated from the coding sequence GTGTATAAGGTTAAAAAATTGCATATATTTTATCTAATAACTACTATAATAATGTTAATATTATCAGGGATTAATCCCTATGAAAGAAGTACTTGGTTTTTAGAAATAGCCCCTGTGTTAATTGCGCTACCCATATTAATTTATACTTATAATAAATTTAGACTTACAGATCTTACATACACATTAATATGGATTCATTGTATTATATTAATGGTGGGAGGACATTATACTTATGCAAAGGTTCCATTATTTGACTATATAAGGGATTATTTTGGTCTTGTAAGAAATTATTATGATAGGTTAGGCCATATAGCCCAGGGATTCATACCAGCCATTATAGCCAGGGAATTGTTAATAAGAAAGACTCCATTGAAATCAGGTGGATGGTTATTTACTATAGTTGTATTTATGTGTTTGGGAGTTAGTGCGGCCTATGAATTAATAGAGTTTTTGGCAGCTAAGATATTAGGTGAAAATGCAGAAGCATTCTTAGGAACTCAAGGTGATGTTTGGGATACTCAATGGGATATGACTTGTGCTTTAATTGGAAGTATAACTTCCTTAATAATCTTTAGGAAATATCATGATAGATTAATTAAAAATTTAAACTTTCGTTCTTAG
- a CDS encoding glycoside hydrolase family 3 N-terminal domain-containing protein — MSQIYKNPSYTPEERTNDLLKRMTIEEKVGQMCQIDGRIEPEKWIYERHVGSFLHVTGDAPIKLQKMALKTRLGIPILFGIDAVHGHAFYSGATVFPSQLAMASSWNPELLEKVARITAHEVILTGMHWTFSPILCIGRDMRWGRVDETFGEDPYLIGELSSAMIEGYQGENLSSPTSILACAKHFAAYGETVGGRDSSEAHVSERQLKSLFFPPFKKAVESGCSTFMAGYNSIDGIPCSANSWMLKDILKDEWKFKGFVVTDWDNVGNLHTKQKVAASMKEACKIAVECGNNMIMSTPDFYDHTVELVKEGTISEKLLNKACRPILEYKFKLGLFDKKRFPDMDEKEKIIGCPNHKKFAYEVALESIVLLKNEDNILPLRDDLKQIALIGPSCDDVQAQLGDWSFGTREHPKIPTYNYHKDYDISPIVTVLNGMKKRLGPNTKLVYNKGCDMLDENNHFIDEAVNIAMDSDVIIAVVGDTNILNGEMRDRVDLNLTGAQDRLLKELYNTNKPLIVVLLNGKPLTIPWIKEHAHGILEAFNPGMEGGNAIASILFGDYNPSGKLTISFPKHVGQQPVYYNKMPGWHGGEYVEMDDTALFPFGYGLSYTKYKYSNLKISSKEVSPKDTISVSIDIENIGNRTGTEIIQLYINDIYSSITTPIKELKAFSRVTLEKGEKTTVHIPLSISSLSLINKNNESLVEPGEFEIMVGSSSRDEDLLKDIIRVI, encoded by the coding sequence ATGTCACAAATCTATAAAAATCCTTCATACACACCAGAGGAAAGAACTAATGATTTACTTAAAAGAATGACCATAGAAGAAAAAGTAGGACAAATGTGTCAAATAGACGGTAGAATTGAACCTGAGAAATGGATATACGAAAGACATGTGGGTTCTTTTTTACATGTGACTGGTGATGCTCCTATAAAATTGCAGAAGATGGCTTTAAAAACTAGGTTAGGTATTCCCATATTATTTGGCATAGACGCAGTCCATGGCCATGCCTTTTATAGTGGTGCCACCGTATTTCCATCTCAATTGGCTATGGCCTCTAGTTGGAATCCTGAGCTTCTAGAAAAGGTGGCACGAATCACAGCCCATGAAGTGATTTTAACAGGAATGCACTGGACCTTCTCTCCCATATTATGTATAGGTAGAGATATGAGATGGGGTAGAGTTGATGAAACCTTTGGTGAAGACCCTTATCTAATAGGAGAATTATCATCAGCCATGATTGAAGGATATCAAGGAGAAAATTTATCATCACCCACTAGCATATTGGCTTGTGCTAAGCACTTTGCCGCCTATGGAGAAACGGTGGGAGGTCGAGATTCATCAGAGGCCCATGTGTCAGAACGTCAATTAAAATCCCTATTCTTCCCGCCCTTTAAAAAAGCTGTTGAATCAGGATGCTCCACATTTATGGCCGGATATAATTCCATAGATGGCATACCTTGTTCTGCAAATAGTTGGATGCTCAAGGACATATTAAAGGATGAGTGGAAATTTAAAGGTTTTGTAGTAACAGATTGGGATAATGTGGGAAATCTACATACAAAACAAAAAGTAGCCGCTTCAATGAAAGAGGCTTGTAAGATAGCTGTAGAATGTGGTAATAACATGATCATGTCCACTCCTGATTTTTATGACCATACAGTAGAGCTAGTAAAGGAAGGTACTATTTCAGAAAAACTCTTAAATAAAGCCTGTAGACCAATATTAGAATACAAATTTAAACTTGGTTTATTTGATAAAAAGAGATTTCCAGATATGGATGAGAAGGAGAAAATAATCGGTTGTCCTAATCATAAAAAGTTTGCCTATGAAGTAGCTCTCGAATCCATAGTATTATTAAAAAATGAAGATAATATACTGCCCCTTAGGGATGATTTAAAGCAAATAGCCTTAATAGGACCTAGTTGTGATGATGTTCAGGCTCAACTGGGAGACTGGTCCTTTGGAACGAGGGAACATCCCAAAATACCTACTTATAATTATCATAAAGATTATGATATTAGCCCTATAGTTACTGTTTTAAATGGTATGAAAAAAAGGTTAGGCCCTAATACTAAATTAGTATACAACAAAGGATGTGACATGTTAGATGAAAATAATCACTTCATAGATGAAGCTGTTAACATCGCTATGGATTCAGATGTGATAATAGCTGTAGTAGGAGACACTAACATATTAAATGGTGAGATGAGAGATAGGGTAGATTTGAATTTAACAGGGGCGCAAGATAGGTTATTAAAGGAACTATATAATACAAATAAACCCCTAATAGTGGTACTTTTAAATGGAAAGCCCCTTACTATTCCTTGGATAAAGGAACATGCCCATGGCATATTAGAGGCATTTAACCCTGGTATGGAAGGTGGTAATGCCATAGCCTCTATCCTATTTGGAGATTACAATCCTTCTGGGAAATTAACCATTTCCTTTCCTAAACATGTGGGCCAACAACCTGTATATTATAATAAAATGCCAGGATGGCATGGTGGAGAATATGTGGAAATGGATGATACGGCCCTATTTCCCTTTGGATACGGCCTGTCCTATACTAAATATAAATATTCTAATCTAAAAATATCATCAAAGGAAGTTTCTCCTAAGGATACTATTTCCGTATCTATAGATATAGAAAACATAGGAAACCGTACTGGTACTGAAATAATTCAATTATATATAAATGATATTTATTCATCTATAACTACACCAATAAAGGAACTTAAGGCCTTTAGTCGTGTGACTTTAGAGAAAGGTGAAAAAACTACAGTACATATTCCCCTTTCCATTTCGTCCTTAAGCTTAATTAACAAAAATAATGAATCTCTAGTTGAGCCTGGAGAATTTGAAATAATGGTGGGAAGTTCTTCAAGGGATGAAGATTTATTAAAGGATATTATAAGAGTAATATAA
- a CDS encoding aspartyl-phosphate phosphatase Spo0E family protein has protein sequence MNQVEQIIYELEELRGQLNGLIKEKTELMEPQIIETSQKLDRVLNRYDKLINNLGFRS, from the coding sequence ATGAATCAGGTGGAACAGATCATATATGAATTAGAAGAACTCAGAGGACAATTGAATGGTTTGATTAAGGAAAAGACAGAACTTATGGAACCACAAATTATAGAGACAAGTCAAAAACTAGATAGAGTGTTAAATAGATATGATAAATTAATTAACAATTTAGGCTTTCGCTCTTAG
- a CDS encoding MATE family efflux transporter gives MDNTSRLGQQSIPKLLAQYSIPAVIANLVNAIYNIVDRIFIGKFVGENALAGLTISFPLMILIFGFASLVGVGGTALISIKLGEGNQKSANHIFSNMLSMAAIVGLIVTIGGYLNLEGLLIGLGADKAVLPYSIDYMNIVLIGVTFQLISFSLASAVRTEGQPNLSMIAMVTSALTNIVLDYIFIDILGWGVRGAAIATIIGQFSGLLVLGFYYLKGKGVLKIVVKDLIPDVKLVKEIVSIGASSFITPIGSSMAMILLNVSLVKYGGNAAITAMGGVNSLYSMFIMPVMGIQQGMQPIIGYNHGANLKDRVKKTLIVATSMAVAFSTVVFILLETVPTIFMELFIEPSSPTMPIAVNGVRLFNVMLPLLSINLLGTAYFQSVAQIKKALFLSAARQFIFLIPVVLLLPRVLGLTGVWLSTPIADGLAVLVTIIMLIPVLKD, from the coding sequence ATGGATAATACATCTAGGTTAGGACAACAGTCTATACCGAAACTTTTAGCACAGTACTCTATACCCGCAGTTATAGCTAATTTAGTTAATGCCATTTATAATATAGTGGATAGAATTTTTATTGGAAAGTTTGTAGGAGAAAATGCATTAGCTGGCCTTACTATCTCATTTCCCCTAATGATATTAATCTTTGGATTTGCTAGTTTAGTGGGTGTTGGTGGTACTGCTTTGATTTCAATTAAACTTGGTGAGGGCAACCAAAAAAGTGCCAATCATATTTTTAGTAATATGTTGAGTATGGCAGCCATTGTTGGATTAATTGTAACTATTGGAGGCTATTTGAATCTAGAGGGTCTACTAATAGGTCTTGGTGCAGATAAAGCCGTTCTTCCCTATTCAATAGACTATATGAACATTGTTTTGATTGGTGTTACATTTCAACTTATTTCCTTTTCACTTGCTAGTGCTGTTAGAACGGAAGGACAACCCAACTTATCCATGATAGCCATGGTAACATCAGCCTTAACCAATATAGTCTTAGACTATATCTTTATTGATATTTTGGGATGGGGTGTTAGAGGAGCAGCCATAGCAACAATTATTGGCCAATTTTCTGGGCTTTTAGTGTTAGGATTTTATTATTTGAAAGGCAAAGGTGTTCTTAAAATTGTAGTAAAAGATTTAATACCAGATGTTAAGCTAGTTAAAGAAATAGTGAGTATAGGCGCTTCCTCTTTTATTACACCCATTGGTTCTAGTATGGCCATGATACTCCTTAATGTATCATTGGTAAAATACGGTGGTAATGCTGCAATTACAGCCATGGGTGGTGTTAATAGTCTTTATAGCATGTTTATAATGCCTGTAATGGGAATTCAACAAGGTATGCAACCTATTATTGGTTATAATCATGGGGCTAATTTAAAGGACAGAGTTAAAAAAACATTAATTGTTGCTACAAGTATGGCAGTTGCATTTTCAACAGTAGTATTTATATTATTAGAAACTGTTCCAACTATATTTATGGAACTCTTTATAGAACCAAGTTCACCAACTATGCCCATAGCAGTTAATGGAGTCCGATTATTTAATGTCATGTTACCCCTATTAAGCATTAACTTACTTGGAACAGCCTATTTCCAATCCGTTGCTCAAATTAAAAAAGCTCTGTTCCTTAGTGCTGCAAGACAATTTATTTTCTTAATACCTGTTGTGCTTTTACTACCAAGAGTATTAGGATTGACGGGAGTATGGCTTTCAACACCAATAGCAGACGGGTTAGCGGTACTTGTTACCATTATCATGTTAATTCCAGTATTAAAAGATTAG
- a CDS encoding AfsR/SARP family transcriptional regulator: protein MKFLGEPKVIFEDKDITKSISSKGIGILAYLMSKKRGMKIHREKLATLFWNDSSDKSAKYNLRYTLWAIKKSLKNYNMDHIILSNDKSYCLIDENANLECDLEYFETMAEEIFKGNWQGIEEFTTLYKGEFLQDFHVYNNRDLDDWIIYQRERIQKIYFKGLKKLSETFCELEEYSKAIEYLEKLLYMNPLDEDIHRRLMKIYFLGGNRVAAIKQYEKCRNILRTELNISPMEKTRKMYENIKNGDIKNQEENKGTVEYVYPEFFILTEIIEQTLNTYPNLLENIKDSYKAELIKIIPEVEMDEGQWNITYLSPHIEKLRIFRACGEILKISLKFGELPIIKVNGQVDKISREFLEYVKRKFPQVYIELTFSYTK, encoded by the coding sequence ATGAAATTTTTAGGGGAGCCTAAAGTTATTTTTGAGGACAAGGATATTACTAAATCCATAAGTAGTAAGGGAATCGGCATTCTGGCATATTTAATGTCTAAAAAGAGGGGCATGAAAATTCATAGGGAAAAGCTTGCCACTCTATTTTGGAATGATAGTTCAGATAAATCTGCAAAATACAATTTAAGATATACTTTATGGGCAATAAAAAAATCACTAAAGAATTATAATATGGACCATATAATACTTTCCAATGATAAAAGTTATTGTTTAATCGATGAAAATGCAAATTTAGAATGTGATTTAGAATATTTTGAGACAATGGCAGAAGAAATCTTTAAGGGAAACTGGCAAGGTATAGAGGAATTTACCACCCTATATAAGGGAGAATTTCTTCAAGATTTCCATGTATATAATAATAGAGATTTAGACGACTGGATTATATATCAAAGGGAAAGGATACAAAAGATATATTTTAAAGGTTTAAAGAAATTATCAGAAACCTTTTGTGAACTAGAAGAATACTCTAAGGCAATAGAGTATTTAGAAAAACTGTTATATATGAACCCTTTAGATGAAGATATACACAGAAGACTAATGAAAATATATTTTCTAGGAGGCAATAGGGTTGCTGCCATTAAGCAATACGAAAAATGTAGGAATATACTTCGAACTGAGCTAAATATAAGCCCTATGGAGAAAACTAGAAAGATGTATGAAAATATTAAAAATGGAGATATAAAGAATCAAGAAGAAAATAAAGGAACAGTGGAGTATGTGTATCCAGAATTTTTCATACTTACAGAGATAATTGAGCAGACTTTAAATACATATCCAAATCTTTTAGAAAATATAAAAGACTCATATAAGGCTGAGTTAATTAAGATTATACCAGAGGTTGAGATGGATGAAGGCCAATGGAATATTACTTATTTGTCACCCCATATAGAAAAACTTAGGATATTTAGAGCATGTGGAGAGATTTTAAAGATATCTTTAAAGTTTGGGGAATTACCTATAATTAAGGTGAATGGACAGGTTGATAAAATATCTAGAGAGTTTTTAGAATATGTTAAGAGAAAATTTCCACAGGTATATATAGAACTTACCTTTAGTTATACTAAATAA
- a CDS encoding phosphoenolpyruvate hydrolase family protein yields the protein MTLSKKEMRDRLEKQINEGKPIIGAGAGTGISAKSAEAGGVDLIIIYNSGRYRMAGRGSLAGLLPYGDANKIVVEMASEVLTIVKDTPVLAGVCGTDPFRNMDVFLRQLKNIGFSGVQNFPTVGLIDGKFRANLEETGMGYDLEVEMIRKANELGLFTTPYVFNEEDAKKMAEAGADVLVAHMGLTTKGSIGAETALTLDDCVKKIQGIHDAGKSVNPDIMVICHGGPVAEPEDAQYIMERTNGICGFFGASSIERIPTEIAIRDQVVNFKNINFNK from the coding sequence ATGACACTTTCAAAAAAAGAAATGAGAGATAGATTAGAAAAACAAATAAATGAAGGAAAGCCTATTATTGGCGCTGGTGCAGGAACTGGTATTTCAGCAAAATCTGCTGAAGCAGGTGGAGTGGATCTAATTATTATTTACAACTCTGGTAGATATAGAATGGCAGGAAGAGGTTCATTAGCAGGATTATTGCCATATGGAGATGCAAATAAAATTGTGGTTGAGATGGCAAGTGAAGTACTTACAATTGTAAAGGATACACCTGTACTTGCAGGGGTATGTGGAACGGATCCATTCAGAAATATGGATGTGTTTTTAAGACAATTAAAAAATATTGGATTTTCAGGAGTTCAAAATTTTCCAACAGTAGGATTAATAGATGGTAAATTTAGAGCCAATCTTGAAGAAACAGGAATGGGATATGACTTAGAAGTGGAAATGATTAGAAAAGCCAATGAATTAGGATTGTTCACAACGCCATATGTATTTAATGAAGAAGATGCTAAGAAAATGGCAGAAGCAGGAGCAGATGTATTGGTTGCCCATATGGGACTTACAACGAAGGGAAGTATTGGAGCAGAAACAGCTTTAACATTAGATGATTGTGTTAAGAAAATACAAGGAATTCATGATGCGGGAAAATCAGTAAATCCAGATATTATGGTAATATGTCACGGGGGACCAGTAGCAGAACCTGAGGATGCACAGTATATAATGGAAAGAACGAATGGAATTTGTGGTTTCTTTGGAGCTTCCAGCATTGAAAGAATTCCTACGGAAATTGCTATTAGAGATCAGGTTGTAAATTTCAAAAACATAAACTTCAATAAATAA
- a CDS encoding phosphoenolpyruvate hydrolase family protein, which produces MMNRQMIRDSLWTSIKRNRPIIGVSVGSGLSAKQADEGGADLILALSAGRFRNAGVASLGCMMPFANSNDLVMDFGQKEILQRVCNKPVIFGACGTDLTYDQNELLNKIIEAGFHGITNFPTIGMIDGIFREALEEIGLGYECEVEMMKKAVKKGIFTIAFVFNKEQAAKMANENVDVICTQLGWTSGGDKGVKQRISINEHIKYVDEIIKTVKGINPNIFNMVYGGPINDPEQANEFYEKTGAIGYIGGSSFERIPTEISIKKTTEKFKNFYKLKKENIRLKQELIKKKGFDEIVGKSKGMQEIYDIVNKVADKNVNVLVQGESGTGKELIVRAIHYNSKRYKGPFVKINCAAISKSILESELFGHEKGSFTGADKRRLGKFELANKGTLFLDEVGEMDLDVQVKLLRIIQQQEFQRVGGSETIKIDVRIICATNVNLREAVDKGKFREDLYYRLNVISINTPPLRKHKEDIPLLINHFLKKIDNKFGYNNTKLTPNVLDIFMEYDWPGNVRELEHVLERASILSDGEYIRVHALPEYLQKVSDKLHISSENTFIKQSIETFDHVEKQLIMEALNQTSWNRTKAAEKLGITRRTLYNKVKKYNLEKR; this is translated from the coding sequence ATGATGAATAGACAAATGATTAGAGACTCTTTATGGACGAGTATAAAAAGAAATAGGCCTATTATTGGAGTATCAGTAGGTTCTGGATTATCAGCAAAACAGGCTGATGAAGGAGGAGCAGATCTAATCCTTGCTTTAAGTGCAGGAAGATTTCGAAATGCTGGAGTAGCGTCATTAGGATGTATGATGCCCTTTGCTAATAGTAATGACTTAGTTATGGATTTTGGGCAAAAGGAAATTTTACAAAGGGTTTGTAATAAACCAGTTATATTTGGGGCATGTGGTACAGATTTAACATATGATCAAAATGAATTATTAAATAAAATCATTGAAGCAGGTTTTCACGGAATAACCAATTTTCCTACAATAGGCATGATTGATGGAATATTTAGAGAAGCACTAGAAGAAATTGGGTTAGGATATGAATGTGAAGTAGAGATGATGAAAAAGGCAGTGAAAAAGGGCATATTTACCATAGCCTTTGTATTCAACAAGGAACAGGCTGCAAAGATGGCAAATGAAAACGTTGATGTCATATGTACACAACTAGGCTGGACTAGTGGTGGAGATAAGGGAGTAAAACAAAGGATAAGCATAAATGAGCATATAAAATATGTAGATGAAATAATAAAAACTGTTAAAGGTATAAACCCAAATATTTTCAATATGGTGTATGGGGGGCCTATAAATGATCCAGAGCAGGCAAATGAATTTTATGAAAAAACTGGAGCAATTGGATATATAGGTGGTTCCAGTTTCGAAAGAATACCTACAGAAATAAGTATAAAGAAAACTACTGAGAAATTTAAAAATTTTTATAAACTAAAAAAGGAAAATATACGACTAAAACAAGAATTAATAAAGAAAAAGGGATTCGATGAAATTGTAGGTAAAAGTAAAGGAATGCAGGAAATATATGACATAGTAAATAAAGTTGCAGATAAAAATGTAAATGTTTTAGTCCAAGGTGAAAGTGGAACGGGAAAAGAATTAATCGTAAGGGCTATTCACTACAACAGTAAAAGATATAAGGGACCCTTCGTAAAAATAAATTGTGCGGCTATTTCTAAAAGCATTTTGGAAAGTGAACTTTTTGGCCACGAAAAAGGTTCGTTCACTGGGGCAGATAAGAGAAGATTAGGGAAATTTGAATTGGCTAATAAAGGAACATTATTTTTAGATGAAGTGGGAGAAATGGATTTAGATGTTCAAGTAAAGCTTCTTAGAATTATTCAGCAGCAGGAATTTCAAAGAGTAGGTGGAAGTGAAACTATAAAAATAGATGTAAGGATTATCTGCGCTACTAATGTAAATTTGAGGGAAGCTGTAGATAAAGGAAAGTTTAGAGAAGATTTATATTACAGATTAAATGTAATTTCAATTAATACACCTCCGCTTCGAAAGCATAAAGAAGATATACCACTTCTTATAAATCACTTTTTAAAAAAAATAGATAATAAATTCGGTTATAATAACACAAAATTAACACCAAATGTTTTAGATATATTTATGGAATATGATTGGCCAGGTAATGTACGAGAATTAGAGCATGTATTGGAAAGAGCAAGTATATTAAGTGATGGAGAATATATAAGGGTACATGCATTACCTGAGTATTTGCAAAAGGTTTCTGACAAATTACATATTTCATCTGAAAATACCTTTATTAAACAAAGTATAGAGACCTTTGATCATGTGGAAAAACAATTAATCATGGAAGCTTTGAATCAAACATCATGGAATAGAACCAAGGCAGCTGAAAAGTTAGGAATTACTCGAAGAACCTTATACAATAAGGTGAAAAAATATAATTTAGAAAAAAGATGA
- a CDS encoding Tm-1-like ATP-binding domain-containing protein, whose amino-acid sequence MDKQVVVLGTLDTKGKEFKFIKEIIESQGIGTIVINTGVKGEALCEAHISNEEVAQAGGKSIVELIRDNDRGKAMDVMMKGAAKIVLDLHVKGVLAGIISLGGSAGTTIATHAMRALPVGVPKVMVSTLASGDTTPYVGVKDITMMYSVVDISGINSFSSKILANAAYAIAGMANAVLPKLEEEKPLIGATMFGVTTPCVTKAREYLESKGYEVLVFHATGTGGKAMEDLIEAGYIKGVLDVTTTEWCDELVGGVLSAGPHRLEAAARQGIPQVVSTGALDMVNFGPIETLPEKFKDRNIYKHNTTVTLMRTTLEENKQLGEIIADKLNMAKGNTALFLPLKGVSLIDVEGQPFYGKEEDEVLFNTLRNNIDQKKIELFEMETHINDEKFALAMAEKLIEMVEKKN is encoded by the coding sequence ATGGACAAACAGGTCGTAGTTTTAGGGACTTTAGATACAAAGGGAAAAGAATTTAAGTTTATTAAAGAAATTATTGAATCACAAGGTATAGGGACAATTGTTATTAACACAGGTGTTAAAGGGGAAGCACTTTGTGAAGCTCATATTTCTAATGAGGAAGTGGCTCAGGCTGGAGGAAAATCAATAGTAGAATTAATTAGGGATAATGATAGAGGAAAAGCCATGGATGTGATGATGAAGGGCGCTGCCAAGATTGTATTAGATTTACATGTAAAAGGTGTACTAGCTGGCATTATAAGTTTAGGAGGATCAGCAGGAACAACAATAGCAACCCATGCAATGAGGGCTTTGCCAGTGGGAGTTCCTAAAGTAATGGTTTCAACATTAGCTTCAGGAGATACAACACCCTATGTGGGAGTGAAAGATATAACTATGATGTATTCAGTAGTGGATATATCAGGAATAAACAGTTTTTCATCAAAAATCCTTGCAAATGCAGCATATGCAATAGCTGGAATGGCAAATGCAGTTTTACCAAAATTAGAAGAAGAAAAGCCTCTTATAGGCGCCACTATGTTTGGTGTAACCACTCCTTGTGTAACAAAGGCAAGGGAATATCTTGAATCAAAAGGCTATGAAGTATTGGTATTCCATGCCACAGGAACAGGTGGTAAAGCGATGGAAGATTTAATTGAAGCAGGCTATATTAAAGGAGTACTGGATGTTACTACTACAGAGTGGTGTGATGAGTTAGTAGGTGGCGTATTATCAGCAGGACCCCATAGATTAGAAGCAGCAGCTAGACAAGGAATACCACAGGTTGTATCAACAGGAGCTTTAGATATGGTGAATTTTGGGCCAATAGAAACTTTACCAGAAAAATTTAAGGATAGAAATATTTATAAACATAATACCACAGTAACTTTAATGCGTACAACATTAGAAGAAAATAAGCAGTTAGGAGAAATTATTGCTGATAAATTAAACATGGCAAAAGGAAATACTGCATTATTCCTTCCATTGAAAGGAGTATCCCTAATTGATGTAGAAGGACAACCTTTTTATGGAAAGGAAGAAGATGAAGTGTTATTTAATACATTAAGAAACAATATTGATCAGAAGAAGATAGAACTATTTGAAATGGAAACACATATTAATGATGAAAAATTCGCTTTGGCAATGGCTGAAAAATTAATAGAGATGGTAGAAAAAAAGAATTAA
- a CDS encoding MarR family transcriptional regulator produces MITEIFFNDFQTASDLLKDLNSTHTKTLMALKYEGSSTMSSISRKIELEKGSFTPVANKLIKLGYIEKVQSTEDKRKSLLQLTESGHNFAERFHEEHTKYIYNQLSKLSEAERGAYLAAINLVQCLSRKILEEK; encoded by the coding sequence ATGATTACAGAAATCTTTTTTAATGATTTTCAAACAGCATCAGATCTATTAAAGGATCTTAATAGCACACATACAAAAACACTTATGGCCCTTAAATATGAAGGTAGTTCTACTATGAGTTCTATTAGTCGTAAAATTGAACTTGAAAAAGGATCGTTCACTCCTGTAGCCAATAAGCTCATTAAATTAGGTTATATTGAGAAGGTTCAATCTACTGAAGATAAACGTAAAAGCCTATTACAATTAACTGAATCAGGTCATAACTTTGCTGAAAGATTTCATGAAGAACATACTAAATATATTTACAATCAGCTTAGTAAACTTTCTGAAGCTGAAAGAGGTGCTTATTTAGCTGCTATCAATTTAGTTCAATGTTTATCTAGAAAGATATTAGAAGAAAAATAA